The Methanobacteriaceae archaeon DNA window TGCCCATTTGTTTCATGCTTCGCTGCATCTGTTTAAGTTGTTTAGGGTTCATTCCTGCTCCAGGTATCATCATAATCCTCCTTTTCTGGTTTTAATTGCCTGACCCACTTGGAAATCCATTATTTCAGCACTATTTAAAAGTGCCTTACCAAAGGCCAGTAAATCATCATTTTCATTTACAATTAAAACCTCTTCATTAGATTTTATATTCTTATCACATTCTATAACAAATTTAGCAAATATACTTTTTCCCTCACGAGCATATGGTTCAGAGTCTGCATTCACCACAACCCTATTTTTAGGAAATTCCATTCTAGAATGAAGTCGCCGGGCACCTTCTTTACTGAGAACAAAAAATCCGTCTGATGCTCTCATAGTTGCTATTAACTCTTTTCCATAATATATGTGCCTTATTTTTCCTGTTTTTTTACTTCTCACAATTTCTAATTTGCCTGCAAAAAGCGCTTCACCCGCCCCATGTCCAAATTGGTAATCCGCTACCATAATTATTTTTTGCTGATCAGCTATTTTTATTTTAAATGATTCTGGGATTGAATAATTTAAAATTAGTTCTAATTCAAATTGTTTTACAATATCGGCACTGACAATGACTTCTTCATATTTTTCAAATAGTCCTTCTACTATTTCTTGGATAAATTTTATGGAATCCAAGTCTAATATTTTAGGAGCATCATTTTGAGCCAGAGGATATACTTCATCCAATTCAAGAGGTATCAGGCCAAAAGGAACATCCACTACCATTATTTGAAGATCATCCATTCCAGTCTTTTTAGATGAACCCATGCTATAAAATTCCCCTAATTCTTGAGGCAAATATTTATGATAAGGTTTTCGATTAGATGGCAAAAGCATTATTCTGCTCTTTTTTGGCATTTGGCCCATTTTTTCCAGATGCCTGTATACTTCCACCCTTTTCAATGATTCTGGGCCACTATAAAAGAAAGCAGATTTTTTAGATGCGGGATCATATTTTTCCATAACGTCCATATAATTTCCTAGTTGACGGTATGCATCTAAAAGGCGAGGATGTGCTCTGCATCGGTTTTCAACAAGTTCCATTAAATTACCTTCTGCAATGGCTTGTTTTATCATCCTTATCTCTGCAAAGCTTACATTTAAGTTATGTTGAGCAATAAAAACCTTTCGCTCACTCTTTTCCATTTTTCTTAAGTCATCTGGAGTGTATTCAATACACACTGGACAGGAACATGGCATTTCAACAAGGTTTTCCAGTTTGTAAGTTCCAGAAACTGTTAAAAATCTGTCATCCTCAGCATAAAGAATATATGCTGCAGAATCAAACAAATCACAGCCCATAGCCACTGCTAGAGCAAAAATCATAGGATGTCCAGCGCCCATTAAGTGCCTAGGCCGGGAATCTGGTAAATGAGAAACTGAGGCAATTACCACATCAACCAAGTCTTTATATTGATATTTTTCCATTAAAGGGACCACCGCACCAATAGGATGAAGTTCAAAGTCCATTTTACCCAATTCATCAGCACATTTTGATCTTAAATCCGGAAAAGTCGATCCCTGAACCACAGAATTTAACGAAATGTCTTTTCTATATTTTAAAGATTCTTTGGCCCGTTCCAGTGTTGTTTCCAGTTCCCTTTCAGCACGGCCTCTGCTTACAAAAGGTGGTGTAGGAATATCAAGTGAAGTTCCTATATCTGAACCTATTAGTTCCTGGAATTCAATAACTTCCTGGTTGTTTATATCAACATCACCATATTCTGAAAGTTGAAAAGAACCAGAATCAGTCATTACTGGGCCATCAAAGTTTATTAAAGAATGGACACCTTCTTTTGAAGCTTTTTCCTTTAATTCTTCATTTTTGTAAATAATGTATGCATTAGTAATTACTATTTCAGCACCTAAAGATTTTACATCAATAGATTGCTTTCCCGGGTGAATCACTGGCATTAGTGCTGGTGTCCTGATTTCGCCATGTTTAGTTTTAATAATTCCGGTTCTTCCTAAATTATCTTTTAATTTTATTTCAAACATTTATCTGTCTCCTTTTAATGGAAGATCCTCTATATGAATGTGAATCTACAATATTATAAATCTATTCAGTTAATATTAGTTGCAATCTTAATAAGAAAAAAAGATTCAAATATTTCTTTATAAAACTTATCAGAATTTTATAGATATTAAAGTTGATTGCTAGTAAAGTAAAAATAATATTTTTTTATGTAGATTAGAAGTCCCCCATTTCCATACCATATTAGTAATAATACTAATACATAATGAAATTAATATTAATACTATTTAAATTTTTCTTGATACTGGAGCTAAATATTCAAAATAGGGATTAATAGTCAATTTTAAGCACAATTATTCCATTTCAGAACAATATTCTTACTCGTGAACAATATAATATTTATATCCTTAAAATGAACTATTCCATGACATTCCTTAGATTAGAAAGCCTTTGAGACATCTTTTTTATCCTATCTCTAGAATTAGATATTCTATTAATATTACAACCACAATAACATAATTCATTTTGACAGCAAACCAAATATAAAGCCTTTTTTGATTTTAAATCATCAATATGTAACTGATTAATATTTCTTACAACTTTGCGGCCCCACCTATTCATTTCAATTTCTTTACCCAAAAAAATAGGTGCTTTAGCTGCAGAAGAAAATTTATATGTTCCTCTAGCCTTTTTTCTAGCAATTGAACGATTTTTAGAGATTTCAGTACCTGATAAATCTAAAAAAGGGTCTATAAAGGGAATACCAACATCAGAAAGAGAAATCATTCTCTCATCAGCCTCGGAAATATCTTTTTTAATATTACTTAAAGAATTAGAAGCAATTGTTCCCCCGGATTTACGGCCAAAGATAGGGCCTTCACCGATATAAAACCCTGCTTCGACCAAGGCACTTCTGACCGGGGCGGCAGAGGTGTAGGTGGCTAGAACACCATCATTTTTTATAATTCGTTTTAATTCTTTGAAAAATTCAACCGTGTATAGTTCCGGAGCCTTTGAAGGGCTGAATGGGTCTAGAAAGATAGCATCATAATAATCTGAATCAAGATTTTGGACTACTTCCCGTGCATCTTTAGAATAAATATTAAATTGAATATTTTTTGGGATAGTCCCCTTTTCAAAGTTGAATTTCGCGTAATTTTCTTTAATTAATTTTTCCTCAATGGCCTTTTTAACTATATTGTGTGTTGCTAAAGGAACTGGTACTAATAGGCCTCCCGCAAGAGTTTCAATGGAAATTTCAATCAAATCTAAGCTTAAATCAATATCAGTATTTGAATCAGCACCTAAATAATCAATTAATGTAGCTGAATTATAACCAAACCCACTGCATGTATCTAAAACTTTAATATTACTTTTATTATTCAGATTTGATGGTTTTACAAATTTTTCCAATGATTCTGTGATGGCTCCTTTATTGGTATGCATAGTTTCAGAATTACCATTAATTTCCCCAGAGTTTAAGGTGTAGGATCCATCATCTGTTTTAATTAAATATTTTAGAAATTCATTTTTGAGATGATTCCTCGCTTTTAAATCTCCATGTATTTCTTTTTGAAAATAATAGTTTATTAGAGATATTGCTTCTTTTTGAGGAGTTAATGATTCTGAATGTTGGTAATTCATTTTATCACTATAAATTAAATAAAATTTATTAAATAAATATAAATTTGAATCTAATTAAATCTAATTAATAATTATATATCAAATCAATAAAGAGGCCTATTATGAAAATATGTATAGTATGTGATTTTTTTATTCCTCACTATCACGGCGGTGGCGAAAGGCGTTATTATGAAATTTCTAAACGTTTAGTGAAAAAAGGCCATCAGGTTGATGTTATTTGTATGAAAATAGCTGGTGTAAATAAATATGAAGAAATTGAAGGAATTAATATTCATCATATTGGACCTACCATTAACAAACCTCCGCACAGAAGTTCATCAAATTTTATAAATTTCATATTTGCAGTTTTTAAGTGGATTGTGACTCATAATTATGATATAATAGATGCTCAAGCTTATGCTCCACTTATTCCTGCTTTTTTCGGTGCAAAATTGAAAAGAACTCCAATTATTGGAACAATATATGATGTAAGTACAGAAGATGATGATCAGTGGATTCAATCATCTAAAATTGCTGCTTTGGCTGAAAAAATTTTGGTTAGGTTCCCATATGATAAAATAATTACTGTGAGTAATGAAACTAAAAAATCTCTGGTTAAATATTATGGTGTCCAAAAAAATAGAGTTTCTGTGGTTTACGCTGGTGTGGATTTGGAATTAATAGATTCTGTTAAAGTTAATGAGAAATATGAAAATACTATAATCTTCGTAGGCAGACTAGCACCACATAAACATGTTGATCATTTATTGAAAGTTGTTAAATCTCTGAAAAAAGAAATTTCAGATATTAATTTACTGATAGTTGGTAATGGTGTTGAGAAAGAAAATTTAATTTCAATGACTAAAGAATATGATCTTCGAGATAGTATTCAATTTTTGGATAATTTAGATTATAA harbors:
- the tgtA gene encoding tRNA guanosine(15) transglycosylase TgtA, which codes for MFEIKLKDNLGRTGIIKTKHGEIRTPALMPVIHPGKQSIDVKSLGAEIVITNAYIIYKNEELKEKASKEGVHSLINFDGPVMTDSGSFQLSEYGDVDINNQEVIEFQELIGSDIGTSLDIPTPPFVSRGRAERELETTLERAKESLKYRKDISLNSVVQGSTFPDLRSKCADELGKMDFELHPIGAVVPLMEKYQYKDLVDVVIASVSHLPDSRPRHLMGAGHPMIFALAVAMGCDLFDSAAYILYAEDDRFLTVSGTYKLENLVEMPCSCPVCIEYTPDDLRKMEKSERKVFIAQHNLNVSFAEIRMIKQAIAEGNLMELVENRCRAHPRLLDAYRQLGNYMDVMEKYDPASKKSAFFYSGPESLKRVEVYRHLEKMGQMPKKSRIMLLPSNRKPYHKYLPQELGEFYSMGSSKKTGMDDLQIMVVDVPFGLIPLELDEVYPLAQNDAPKILDLDSIKFIQEIVEGLFEKYEEVIVSADIVKQFELELILNYSIPESFKIKIADQQKIIMVADYQFGHGAGEALFAGKLEIVRSKKTGKIRHIYYGKELIATMRASDGFFVLSKEGARRLHSRMEFPKNRVVVNADSEPYAREGKSIFAKFVIECDKNIKSNEEVLIVNENDDLLAFGKALLNSAEIMDFQVGQAIKTRKGGL
- a CDS encoding MnmC family methyltransferase; translated protein: MNYQHSESLTPQKEAISLINYYFQKEIHGDLKARNHLKNEFLKYLIKTDDGSYTLNSGEINGNSETMHTNKGAITESLEKFVKPSNLNNKSNIKVLDTCSGFGYNSATLIDYLGADSNTDIDLSLDLIEISIETLAGGLLVPVPLATHNIVKKAIEEKLIKENYAKFNFEKGTIPKNIQFNIYSKDAREVVQNLDSDYYDAIFLDPFSPSKAPELYTVEFFKELKRIIKNDGVLATYTSAAPVRSALVEAGFYIGEGPIFGRKSGGTIASNSLSNIKKDISEADERMISLSDVGIPFIDPFLDLSGTEISKNRSIARKKARGTYKFSSAAKAPIFLGKEIEMNRWGRKVVRNINQLHIDDLKSKKALYLVCCQNELCYCGCNINRISNSRDRIKKMSQRLSNLRNVME
- a CDS encoding glycosyltransferase family 4 protein — its product is MKICIVCDFFIPHYHGGGERRYYEISKRLVKKGHQVDVICMKIAGVNKYEEIEGINIHHIGPTINKPPHRSSSNFINFIFAVFKWIVTHNYDIIDAQAYAPLIPAFFGAKLKRTPIIGTIYDVSTEDDDQWIQSSKIAALAEKILVRFPYDKIITVSNETKKSLVKYYGVQKNRVSVVYAGVDLELIDSVKVNEKYENTIIFVGRLAPHKHVDHLLKVVKSLKKEISDINLLIVGNGVEKENLISMTKEYDLRDSIQFLDNLDYNELMGEMKKSNVLVLPSTREGFGMVLAEANACGIPVVAYASGGVVEVVEDGVNGYLVEPFDLEKLEVVIDSILKNPLKRNNLGENGRKIVEKSFIWDKIVKDILNIYNHI